The Flavobacterium psychrotrophum region CCGGGCATTAACTGGTTAGACAGCCTTAACCTTTATGCTACAGGAACCAACCTATTTACCATTACGCCATACACAGGTTACGACCCACTTATCAACAGCCCTAAATCGAGCGGCGGTAACCAGAGTATAGGTATTGATTATGGTGCTTACCCTACAACAAGAACATTTATTTTAGGTGCAACCTTAAAATTATAAAAGCTATGAAACTGAAAAAATTTACAACCCGATTTGCTATTACCGCGATAGCTGCAGTGGCTCTTGCCGGATGTACATCGCTTGAAGAACAATTTCTTGACGAAAAACCCAGCGACCAGGCTTCAAGCCCCGTAGGTGCACTTGCAGCCGCTTATGACCGCCTGGGCGACGGTACTTTTACCAGCACTGGCGGCCTTTTTGCAATGCAGGAAATGGCCAGCGATATAGCCCTGTTGCCTACCCGCGGGTCAGACTGGGGCGATGGTGGTAAATGGCGCGCCATGCATGAGTTTACCTGGGCTACAGATAATGCTGTAGTTACAGATAACTGGACCAGGCTTAATGATGGTATCACAAAATCGCTTATTGCCATTAATGCTATTACCGTGAGCGAAGACGTAGCCCAAAAAACCATATTGCTTGCCGAAGCAAAGGGGCTTCTTAATTTTTACCTGTACCAAACGCTCGACCTTTATGGCCAGGCACCGTACCGCGACCCGCTTAACCCTAATGCCCCTGTACAGGCACTACTGGCCGGTGATGCTATTGATAAACTTATACTGGATGTAGAGGCTCTTATACCTGATCTTGCCGATATGGGGACTAATAACACGCACAACGGCAGGTTTACAAAGCAGGCTGCTTATGCCCTGCTGTCTACCATGTATCTTAACCGTGCCGTGTTTAAAGATCGCTACAACGCCACCTCTGCGTTTAACTTTACTGAAACGGCAGTAAGCGGTACGGGCAATGATATGGACAGGGTAATATACTACACCAGCCTGCTTATAAACAGCGGTATGTACCATCTTTCAAGCAACTATTTTGAGAGCTTTGACATTACAAATGACAATGCACCTGAGCTTATATTTGCCATTACGCAAAAAATTGACGGTGTACACAACGGCAGTAACGACCTTGCCTACAACACTATGGAGCGTAACCAGAGGTGTTCACCTATAAACAGGGGTACAAATGCATCGTGCATTACACCAGAGTTTTATGCCATGTGGGATGGTAACCATACTGATCCGCGCTTTAGCCGCAAATACCAGTATGCAGACGGTACCTGGTTTATGAACGATGGTACCGATGTAAGCGTACCGGCTACAAGCCTTGTGGCTGGCACTACACAGCCTTGGTTTCACTTTAACAGGGGCTTGCAGGAAGGCCAGCAATATGGGCCTATACTGCTTACAGGCGGTGTGTTTGAGATGAGTGGCAGCAGGATAAAAGTATCGCCGCTGGTATGCGAAAAAAGCACTACTACGCCTATGAACTTTACACCGGCACTAAATTTTGACAATGCTGCTGTATCTGTTTTCTCCCAAAACCAGATTAACCGTGGCGTGCGTTGCTTTAAGTACGAGTTTGACCCGGGTAGTGGTAACGGTTCAAGTAATGTAGATATAGCACTGTACCGCCTGGGCGGTATCTATACCATGAGGGCTGAGGCTTACCTGCGCAAAGGTGATGCCGGTGCTGCTCTGGCCGATATTAACCTGCTGCGCACCAGCCGTACACGTGAATCGCTGTTTAGCAGTACACCGGGTACAGCCCTAAGCAGTATGACTACAGATGTGCTGTTCCGTGAAATAGCCCTTGAAATGTACTGGGAAATGTGGAGAAGGCCACAAATGATACGCTTTGGTAAACTTGAGGCTGCGCTTCCGGGATCTGCCAAGCCGGCTACACAGCCATTCAGGAGGGTATTCCCTATACCGCAACAAACCATGGACGTTTCTGATATTTTTACCCAAAACCAGGGGTACAATTAATTTGCGTTTTAAATAGCTTTTATATGATTTGAAAATGGCTGCCCTCGGGTAGCCATTTTTGCTTTATATGATGTTCTTATTTTTTTTCCCTTTAAAATGCTGTAGCGCTATACCTCCCATACTTATAAGGTACTGCACTAAAACAATTGCTATCATATAACCAATTTCAGCAATATCAGGATCATTAAAAAATGTCATTGCCAGCATTGCAGGCAGATAGTATACAACATACATAATTGCTATGGCTGAAAGTAAACTGCGAAATGGCAACTGCCGGTTTTTAGTTCTAAGAAAATAGATTAATAATGCATATAGTATGGGAAAGAACATAATTATTACACCAAGCAAAAGAGATTTTGGTTTTATGCCAAAGCCTATTAATACAAAAAACAGCACCTCTAAAACAAAAACGCATAAGTAAGTAATCAAAAAATACTTTCTATAGCTATAATCGGTTACTTCTGTTTTAAAATCGGCCTCTTTTAATAAATCTTCTATTGGTAAAATTTGTTGGGTTAAATATATAAAATTATGCCTAACCAATTTTATATTAGCATAATACACCACTACCCTACCAACTCTATATTCTTAGCATATTATTAAAAATCAACAAGTTACATAAATAATTATGTAGTAATGATTAGGATTAGCCAATTTTTAGTGTAAAATTTGCGTAACAAACACATACACTTTTGGAAAGCGTACTGCTTATTATTGCCGGTTTTATTATAGGTTCTTTTGGCACACTCATAGGTGCGGGCGGTGGTTTTATACTTGTGCCCCTACTCCTGATATTTTACCCTCAGCTTGGACCTGAGCTTACTACAGCCATTTCTATAGCAGTGGTATCTGTAAACGCAATATCGGGCACAGCAGCTTATGCAAAATCTGGCCGCATAGATTATAAAGCAGGTATCATGTTTGCAGCCTTTACCATACCGGGATCTATACTGGGTGTATTAACGGTAAAATACATACCGCACGAGGTGTTTAATACAATCTTCGGAATATTATTATTGGTACTGTCTGTTTTCCTGTTTTTTAAAAATAACAAAAACAATGTGGTGCCTGCCTATACTCCACCCTGCAGCGGAAAAAAAACCAGCACCCTAACCGATGCTGCCGGTGTTACCTACTGTTACAGTTATAATCAAACCATTGGTAATGTATTAAGCGTTGTTGTGGGTTTTATATCGCCCCTGCTCGGTATCGGCGGCGGAATTATTCATGTGCCTGCCATGGTAAACTGGCTTAAATTTCCTGTGCACATAGCCACGGCAACATCGCATTTTATACTGGCTGTAATGGCAACAGTAAGCGTACTTACTCATGCCTATAATGGCACATATGAAAACCCTGAAACCGTACATATGATACTGTACCTGGCCATAGGTGTGGTACCTGGGTCGCAACTTGGTGCATACTTTTCTCACCGCCTTAAAAGCCACGTCATATTAAGGGTATTATCAGCCTGCCTGGTAGTTGTAGGGTTGCGGATCCTGATTTGTTAAATCCAATAAAAAAACTCTGTAGAAATGGCATAGCCCATTTCTACAGAGTTTATATATATTTTAAAAAATATCTATTTACAATCAACTTTAGAAAGTATCTGCTCTTGTGCAGCATTTTTGTTTTTATAGCGTAAAATTCCATCCTTACTCTCAGTCATTTCTCCATATTTAATAGCTACAGCACTATCCGTTATAGTAAAAATAACTTCCTCATTAAATGTTGACCCTTCCTGTTTAGAATTAGCTACTGCCGTACCCATATTACCATTAATTACGCCCTTGTAAGTAGCTATCTTTTTATCTTTTTCCTGAGGTCTCCATTCATAAACTCCCCAAATGCTGTCGCCCCTACGCTGTTGTATCTGGAAGATTATACTATCTCGAATAATGTGGCTGGCATCGGCTTTATTTTCTGTAACCTGTAAAAAGCACTGCTCACCGGCTATTGCTTCTGGCTGTGGCGCAGTCTCCTCTACTGTGGTTTCTTCTACTACCGTTTCCGTTTTATCCTTACAGCTTATAGCGCAAATTGCTATTGTCGTAAAAAGGGTTACTATCTTAGTTTTCATTGCTTTGATGTTTTTGTTTTTATAAAGATAAATTTTATAAAACAAAAAAAGAACCCTTTTAAGGGTTCTTTAAGTAGTATCTTGTTTACAATGAATTAGTCTTCGTCGTCTTCATCATCTTCATCTGCATCATAATCACGGTCACGATCCTCATCATCGCTGTCATCATCATCGTCATCGTCGTCGTCGCCATCATCACTTTTGGTGCTTACTTTTTCTTTCTTCGGCTCGTCGTCATCGTCGTCGTCATCCACCTCAAGATCTTTTAATGCATCAAGATCGTCTGCTGCATCGTCAATATCGTCATCATCAAAATTTTCTATCCTGTCTGCAAGCTTGGTGCTTACCTTAACCAGGTAAATAGTGTCTTCTGTCCTTACTTCTACAGCTTCAATGGTTTCGTTTTTGGCATTTTTAAAACGGACAATGTTTGAATCGTCATACCCATCAGGAAACTTCTCAACCAGCAGGGTAAGGATTTCATTGGTTAGTTTGGCGTAATCAACAATAACTCTCTTCATAAGTAAATTATAAATCTAAAAGGTACGCAAATATAAGCGGCGCAACAATAGTAGCATCACTTTCTATAATAAATTTAGGGGTATTTATATCAAGTTTTCCCCAGGTTATCTTCTCATTTGGCACAGCGCCACTATAAGAACCATAACTTGTGGTAGAATCTGAAATCTGGCAGAAATAGCTCCAGAAAGGCACATCGTGCATTTCCATGTCCTGATATAGCATTGGTACAACGCATATAGGGAAATCTCCCGCTATACCACCACCAATCTGGAAGAAGCCTACACCATTACTACTGTTTTTAGAGTACCAGTCTGCAAGGAACGTCATGTACTCAATACCGCTTTTCATAGTACTTGCCTTAAGCTCGCCCTTAATTACATAAGATGCAAAGATGTTACCCATAGTACTATCTTCCCATCCCGGTACAATAATAGGCAGGTTAGCTTCGGCAGCAGCATACATCCAGCTGTCTTTAAGGTCTATTTCATAGTACTCTTCAAGAACGCCGCTTAGCAGTAATTTATACATAAACTCATGCGGAAAGTAACGCTCGCCTTTATCGTCTGCATCTTTCCATATTTTGTAAATATGTTTTTGAAGGCGGCGGAAAGCTTCATGCTCAGGTATACAGGTATCTGTAACACGGTTAAGGCCGCGCTCCAGCAAATCCCATTCCTGTTGTGGCGTAAGGTCGCGGTAGTTAGGTACACGCTCGTAATGGCTGTGCGCTACAAGGTTCATAATATCTTCTTCAAGGTTAGCACCTGTACAAGATATTATTTGTACTTTATCTTTACGGATCATCTCTGCAAAGATCTTACCCAGCTCTGCTGTACTCATAGCACCGGCAAGGGTTACCATCATTTTGGCACCGTCTTCCAACTGCTTTTCATATGCTTTTGCCGCATCTACAAGTGCTGCCGAATTAAAGTGCAGGTAGTACTTTTCGATGAACTGGCTTATTGGCCCTTTAGTCATTTCTTGTTATTTTGTTTGTTCAAATTTGTTTCTTTTCAACTATTTCTTTTCTGCTTCTGTAGTGGCTGTGTTGTAACCTAATATCTTAAGTACATCTTCTGCTTTCTGCATTTCAGAGAACACCTCTGTAGCCAGGAATCCGTTTTCATCCCTGTCTATAAGAATGTGTTTAGGCTGCGGTATAAGGCAGTGGTGCAGGCCACCAAATCCGCCAATGGTTTCCTGGTAAGCACCTGTATTAAAGAAACCTATATATAAAGGTTTTTCTTTATTGTACTTAGGCAGGTATATGGCGTTTAAGTTTTGCTCAGAGTTATAATAATCATCACTATCGCAGGTAAGTCCACCAAGTAGCACGCGCTCATACTGGTCGTTCCATCGGTTTATGGCCAGCATTATAAAACGCTTGTTAATAGCCCAGGTATCTGGTAGTGTAGTAATGAAAGACGAATCGATCATGTTCCACTTTTCTCTGTCATTCTGTTGTTTTTGGTATAATACCTTATATATAGCGCCGGCACTCTCGCCTACTGTAAACGATCCAAATTCAGTAAAAATGTTCGGCACATCTACTTCAGCATCCTCACAGGCAATTTTAATCTGGTTTGTAATCTCATCGATCATGTACTGATAGTCATATTCAAAAGCCAGTGAGTTTTTAATAGGAAAACCACCGCCTATGTTAAGGCTATCCAGCGTAGGGCATTCTTTTTTAAGGCTAACATATACCTTTAAACACTTAGCAAGCTCGTTCCAGTAATATGATGTATCTCTAATACCGGTATTAATAAAGAAATGCAGCATTTTTAGCTCCAGGTTCTTATTTTCCTGAATTTGCTTGCGGTAAAAAGGGACAATATTTTTGTAACCAATACCTAGACGCGAGGTATAAAATTCAAACTTCGGCTCCTCTTCAGATGCGATACGGATACCTATCTTAAATTTGCCTTTTATTTGTTCCTGTAACAAATCTAGCTCTTCATAGTTATCTATGATAGGAATAGTTTTATTATGCCCACTGTTTATAAGCTTCGCAATGTTAGATATATACTGGTCGCGTTTAAAACCGTTACATATAACATAAGTATTCTTGTTTATCTTACCATTTTTAAGCAGGTTCTCAACAATATCAACGTCAAAGGCTGCAGAGGTCTCTATATGGATGTTATTTTTAAAAGCCTCGTTCATTATATACTCAAAGTGAGAACTTTTAGTACAGTAGCAGTAGTAATACTTGCCCTCATACTTATGTTTTTCCATTGCGTTCCTAAACCACTCTTTAGCCTTGCGGATGTTCTTAGAAATTTGTGGCAGGTAGGTAAACTTTAATGGTGTACCATATTGCTCTACAAGCTTCATAAGGTCAATGTTATGAAATTGCAGCTGGTTATCTTTGCTAAGGGTAAACTCTTCTTGCGGAAAGTAAAACGTTTGGTCTATTAGGTCAGAATATTTGGTATTCATTTTAGTATGTTTGTGTGTGTAGATTATAAAATTAAGAAAAAAGACTAATAATACAATCTGATTTTCAAACCCTTAAACTCGCATACCTTATCTGTAGCTTTTCTGAACTGCTAATACTGTTATATAACCCCTCAATAGCGAGTACGGACTTAACAGCGCTGAAAGCTCCCCAAACGGGTGCTAAAACTGCGTTTTTTCCTAAATTCCCATGTAGGGAAAACATACTGCGATTTAATTTCATCACGGCAAATGTAAAAAAATATAATACGTATTTAAAAACAATTGTCTTAAAAAAATGTTAGTTCTGATAATCTTCAAACGCATTGATAATCAAATCATTTGATGCTGTTTTGTTAATAACCGCACTACCTATTTTTTCAAGAAGTGTAAATTTCACCTCTCCTGCTTCATTTTTTTTATCGTGAACCAGTAAAGCAATGATTTCTTCAATGTCTTGGGCGGTAAACACAACAGGTAGATACAGGGCTTTTATGACCTCTTTTATTTCCCTGTACTCTGTTAATTCCAGCAGCCCCAAGCTCACCGAAATATGCGCCTCTAATACCATACCTATGGCTATAGCCTCACCGTGCAGTAGTGTTGTCTTATCTTCGTTTTCAAGAAAATACGATTCAATGCCGTGGCCCAGTGTATGCCCATAGTTCAGTATCTTTCGTAGTCCTTTCTCTGTAGGGTCTTGTGTTACCACTTCGTTCTTTATTTCTACAGACCGGTGTATCAGCGCACCAAGATCATCCGTACTCAGCGAAGCCAGTTCTGTAAACTCATTCCAATAGCTTTTATCGGCAATAAGCCCGTGTTTTAGCATTTCGGCCAGGCCACTGCGCATTTGCTCTGCCGGCAGGGTTTCTAAAAATGATGTATCAATAAGTACTGCCTTGGGGTTGCTTATAATGCCTACCTGATTTTTAAGGCTGCCAAGGTCTACCCCCGTCTTCCCTCCTACAGATGCATCTACCATAGCCAGCAGCGTAGTGGGTACATTAATAAAGTCTATACCGCGTTTAAAGGTTAGGGCTACAAACCCGCCCATATCAGTTATTACCCCTCCGCCCAGGTTTATCATAAGCCCTTTACGGTCGGCACCAAGGTCTGTAAGTGCCTCCCATATCTGGGTACAGGTAGTAATGTTCTTATTATCTTCACCCGGTTCTATCTCAATAATTTCTATAGGCAACTCTGTAGCAAGGTTAGCCAAAAAATTTGGCAGGCAATCGGCTGAGGCATTTTCATCGGTCAGCACAAAAATGCGACTATAACTACCCGGCACCAGCAATTCCTGCAAATAATTGTACACTTCTGCGTTAAAGTAAATGTTGTATCCTGAACCGTTTATGTACTGCATGGCTTAAATTTTAAAGGAAAAGCAAAATAAAGTATTTTATATTACAAATTGTCAGCCAAATTTTATCTTTGCATAAAATTTTTTATCCTGATGGAAAAGATCTTTAATAACACGGCTGCGGCCTTTGCCTTAAAAAGCGACACTGAACTGGACAGGGCTTACTTTCTGTTTAAAATGATAGCCTCTGAGCCGCTGGTACGCATAGGTACTGCAGTTACTAACTTTGCACTTAAGGCGCACCTGCCGGTAGAAGGCCTTATACGCGCTACGGTATTTGACCATTTTTGTGGCGGTACTACCGAAGAGGACTGCCTGCCTGTGGTAGACAAAATGTATAAAGTAGGTGGCGTATCGTCTGTTTTAGATTATTCTGTAGAGGCTAAGGAAGAAGAAGCGGAGTTTGACAAAGCACTTGAAAAGACCTTAAAAACCATAACGTTTGCTAAAGAGCGCCAGGCCATACCGTTTGCAGTATTTAAGCCTACGGGGTTTGGACGTTTTGACCTTTGGGTAAAGCTGGGTGAAGGTAAGCAGTTCTCTGTAGAAGAAGCTGCCGAGTGGCAACGTGTTACAGGCCGTTTTGAAACCGTATGCAAGTCAGCGCATGAAAATGATGTTGCCCTGCTTATAGATGCCGAAGAAAGCTGGATGCAGGATGCCGCGGACGAGCTTGTGGCCGATATGATGGCTAAGTATAATAAAGAAAAAGCCATAGTATTTAACACCCTGCAAATGTACCGCTGGGACAGGCTTGATTACCTAAAAAAACTACACGAACGCGCCAAAGCCGAAGGTTTTTACATAGGCATGAAAATAGTGCGTGGTGCTTATATGGAAAAGGAAAACAAGCGTGCCGAAGAAAAAGGTTACATCTCCCCTATTTGCATTAGTAAAGAAGCTACAGATATTAATTATGACGATGCCGTAAAATATATGGTAGACCACATTGATACCATGGCAATATTTGCCGGTACACATAACGAGGACAGTTCGTATAAGTTGATAAAGCTGATGAACAAAGCGGGCATTGCCAAAGATGATAAGCGCATCTTCTTTGGGCAGTTATATGGCATGAGCGATAATATAAGTTTTAACCTGGCAGCAAACGGCTATAACGTAGCTAAGTACCTTCCGTTTGGACCTGTGCGCGACGTGATGCCGTACCTTATTCGCCGGGCTGAAGAAAACACATCTGTAGCCGGGCAAACAAGCCGCGAACTTAACCTCCTTAAAACCGAAAGGGCCCGCAGGAAACTGGAATAATATTACTCTTTTAAGATATATGATAACGCTGTACGGAAGTATGGCGTTTTTTTGTTTAAAACTGATAATATCCGGCCAATAAATATCCTAACAAATTGTTGTTTAAATTGATATGACATATTGTTATTACTTTTTGACGGAATTCTGAACTATATAACAGCTTATTTAACACTAAATAATATGCCGTTACTCGTACAGGAGCTTCATTTTTTATTTAAGGCCATTTAACAATTTTGCTATATTTGCTGCCAATCAACTATTCAACCATTTTTTAATGAAAAACCATTTTTTTCTGCTTTTAGCAGTACTCTTCAATATTTCGTGCTTTGCCCAAATCAATTTTGAACCCGGTTATACTGTGAATAACCAAGGCGTAAAAACGGAATGTCTCATTAAAAATACAGGTTGGAAAAATAATCCAGAGAATTTTGAATATCGGTTGTCTGCAAATAGTGAGGTTAAAAGAGGTAACATAAATGAGTTTTCTGAATTTAGTGTAACAGAATATACCTTTAGGCGCTTTACATTAAACATAGACCGATCGCCCGAAACAATTGCCTGGCTTAGCG contains the following coding sequences:
- a CDS encoding arginine decarboxylase, producing the protein MNTKYSDLIDQTFYFPQEEFTLSKDNQLQFHNIDLMKLVEQYGTPLKFTYLPQISKNIRKAKEWFRNAMEKHKYEGKYYYCYCTKSSHFEYIMNEAFKNNIHIETSAAFDVDIVENLLKNGKINKNTYVICNGFKRDQYISNIAKLINSGHNKTIPIIDNYEELDLLQEQIKGKFKIGIRIASEEEPKFEFYTSRLGIGYKNIVPFYRKQIQENKNLELKMLHFFINTGIRDTSYYWNELAKCLKVYVSLKKECPTLDSLNIGGGFPIKNSLAFEYDYQYMIDEITNQIKIACEDAEVDVPNIFTEFGSFTVGESAGAIYKVLYQKQQNDREKWNMIDSSFITTLPDTWAINKRFIMLAINRWNDQYERVLLGGLTCDSDDYYNSEQNLNAIYLPKYNKEKPLYIGFFNTGAYQETIGGFGGLHHCLIPQPKHILIDRDENGFLATEVFSEMQKAEDVLKILGYNTATTEAEKK
- a CDS encoding DNA primase; translated protein: MKRVIVDYAKLTNEILTLLVEKFPDGYDDSNIVRFKNAKNETIEAVEVRTEDTIYLVKVSTKLADRIENFDDDDIDDAADDLDALKDLEVDDDDDDDEPKKEKVSTKSDDGDDDDDDDDDSDDEDRDRDYDADEDDEDDED
- a CDS encoding sulfite exporter TauE/SafE family protein, translating into MESVLLIIAGFIIGSFGTLIGAGGGFILVPLLLIFYPQLGPELTTAISIAVVSVNAISGTAAYAKSGRIDYKAGIMFAAFTIPGSILGVLTVKYIPHEVFNTIFGILLLVLSVFLFFKNNKNNVVPAYTPPCSGKKTSTLTDAAGVTYCYSYNQTIGNVLSVVVGFISPLLGIGGGIIHVPAMVNWLKFPVHIATATSHFILAVMATVSVLTHAYNGTYENPETVHMILYLAIGVVPGSQLGAYFSHRLKSHVILRVLSACLVVVGLRILIC
- a CDS encoding deoxyhypusine synthase family protein, translated to MTKGPISQFIEKYYLHFNSAALVDAAKAYEKQLEDGAKMMVTLAGAMSTAELGKIFAEMIRKDKVQIISCTGANLEEDIMNLVAHSHYERVPNYRDLTPQQEWDLLERGLNRVTDTCIPEHEAFRRLQKHIYKIWKDADDKGERYFPHEFMYKLLLSGVLEEYYEIDLKDSWMYAAAEANLPIIVPGWEDSTMGNIFASYVIKGELKASTMKSGIEYMTFLADWYSKNSSNGVGFFQIGGGIAGDFPICVVPMLYQDMEMHDVPFWSYFCQISDSTTSYGSYSGAVPNEKITWGKLDINTPKFIIESDATIVAPLIFAYLLDL
- a CDS encoding proline dehydrogenase family protein produces the protein MEKIFNNTAAAFALKSDTELDRAYFLFKMIASEPLVRIGTAVTNFALKAHLPVEGLIRATVFDHFCGGTTEEDCLPVVDKMYKVGGVSSVLDYSVEAKEEEAEFDKALEKTLKTITFAKERQAIPFAVFKPTGFGRFDLWVKLGEGKQFSVEEAAEWQRVTGRFETVCKSAHENDVALLIDAEESWMQDAADELVADMMAKYNKEKAIVFNTLQMYRWDRLDYLKKLHERAKAEGFYIGMKIVRGAYMEKENKRAEEKGYISPICISKEATDINYDDAVKYMVDHIDTMAIFAGTHNEDSSYKLIKLMNKAGIAKDDKRIFFGQLYGMSDNISFNLAANGYNVAKYLPFGPVRDVMPYLIRRAEENTSVAGQTSRELNLLKTERARRKLE
- the aroB gene encoding 3-dehydroquinate synthase, with the protein product MQYINGSGYNIYFNAEVYNYLQELLVPGSYSRIFVLTDENASADCLPNFLANLATELPIEIIEIEPGEDNKNITTCTQIWEALTDLGADRKGLMINLGGGVITDMGGFVALTFKRGIDFINVPTTLLAMVDASVGGKTGVDLGSLKNQVGIISNPKAVLIDTSFLETLPAEQMRSGLAEMLKHGLIADKSYWNEFTELASLSTDDLGALIHRSVEIKNEVVTQDPTEKGLRKILNYGHTLGHGIESYFLENEDKTTLLHGEAIAIGMVLEAHISVSLGLLELTEYREIKEVIKALYLPVVFTAQDIEEIIALLVHDKKNEAGEVKFTLLEKIGSAVINKTASNDLIINAFEDYQN
- a CDS encoding RagB/SusD family nutrient uptake outer membrane protein, whose product is MKLKKFTTRFAITAIAAVALAGCTSLEEQFLDEKPSDQASSPVGALAAAYDRLGDGTFTSTGGLFAMQEMASDIALLPTRGSDWGDGGKWRAMHEFTWATDNAVVTDNWTRLNDGITKSLIAINAITVSEDVAQKTILLAEAKGLLNFYLYQTLDLYGQAPYRDPLNPNAPVQALLAGDAIDKLILDVEALIPDLADMGTNNTHNGRFTKQAAYALLSTMYLNRAVFKDRYNATSAFNFTETAVSGTGNDMDRVIYYTSLLINSGMYHLSSNYFESFDITNDNAPELIFAITQKIDGVHNGSNDLAYNTMERNQRCSPINRGTNASCITPEFYAMWDGNHTDPRFSRKYQYADGTWFMNDGTDVSVPATSLVAGTTQPWFHFNRGLQEGQQYGPILLTGGVFEMSGSRIKVSPLVCEKSTTTPMNFTPALNFDNAAVSVFSQNQINRGVRCFKYEFDPGSGNGSSNVDIALYRLGGIYTMRAEAYLRKGDAGAALADINLLRTSRTRESLFSSTPGTALSSMTTDVLFREIALEMYWEMWRRPQMIRFGKLEAALPGSAKPATQPFRRVFPIPQQTMDVSDIFTQNQGYN